The following coding sequences are from one Rutidosis leptorrhynchoides isolate AG116_Rl617_1_P2 chromosome 11, CSIRO_AGI_Rlap_v1, whole genome shotgun sequence window:
- the LOC139875339 gene encoding umecyanin-like, whose product MSSFNPNMVMFIAMLVIMTLYSSEAVQYKVGDDKKWNLQSNPDFYVKWASNKTFRVGDTLYFEFVNGSHDLAFVTAGEYDRCEINDPSSVEVISPITVYLNEPKYYYFICTLEDHCKRNLKLAVLVQDDGISN is encoded by the coding sequence ATGTCATCATTCAACCCTAATATGGTTATGTTTATAGCCATGCTTGTAATCATGACATTATACAGTTCAGAAGCCGTTCAATATAAAGTTGGCGACGACAAAAAATGGAATCTACAAAGCAACCCCGATTTCTATGTTAAGTGGGCTTCTAATAAGACCTTTAGGGTTGGCGACACACTGTATTTTGAATTTGTTAACGGATCTCATGATCTCGCATTTGTGACTGCTGGAGAGTATGATAGATGTGAAATCAATGACCCTAGCTCTGTTGAAGTGATTAGCCCAATAACCGTGTACTTGAATGAACCtaaatattattactttatttGCACGTTAGAGGATCATTGCAAGCGTAACCTAAAATTAGCAGTTTTGGTTCAAGATGACGGTATCTCTAATTGA